The DNA window ATGGTCTGCGCCTCGCTTGGCGGAATGCCGTATTTGCGGGCAAAGGCAGCGACCTCGTAAGGCTCTTCGCTCGAGACCAGCTTGCGGTCCTGTTTCGTCTTCGACTTGTCGTCAGCCATTTCAGGCCTCACTTTCTGTTGTCGGGGAAACGCGCAGCCGTCGGCGCCCGATCCCGCGATCAACAGGACATAACACAGATCGGCGTCGCTGGTTCCACCGGCACGACAATAACGCCATGGTATCGTTCGTTTCGGTGGACCCAGGATTGGCCGGGCCCCCAACGTCGTCATCCCTGGGCGAAGCAGGAGCGAAGCTCCGTCGCGCAGACCCGGGGATCCATGCCGTGACATTAGTCGAGGAGCACAGCGGAGCAGAATTTGGCCCCGTGGCGACGCCCGGAAGTCGCGGCATGGATCCTCGGGTCTGCGCTGCGTCGCTGCGCTCCTTGCTCCGCCCGTGGATGACGAAGCGACGGGCGTCTGCGCCCATGACGAGGAACGATTAGCCAGGTTCCCAACCAGCCTGTGTCAGGCCGATGGCCGCATCGGGTCGGTGTTGGAAAGGTGATCGCCGTCACATTCGGAGCAGGCGGTGCTGACTCCGGGGCAGCCGCGCTGATGCGTGCCGGCGGGGCAGCAATTGCCATTGGAACTCGTCCAGCGCGGGCATTGGAAGATTTGGCCGGCGCCGCCGCAGCCGCTGCATTCCAGTGCCGTCGACCGGACGGCAAGGGATTTTGCCTCAAATCTGACGCGTGTGCTCAATTTCAGCCCGCCCGAAATAACTGCACCGGTATACCCCGTACATTAGCCCCAGCTAACAATAGCACGATCGCGGTTACCAACAAGTTTCATGATTCTCGCGGGCGGCGCCCAGGACGCCGTCGGGGCTGACGAGGCCCGCCATCAGACCGGCTTCAGCCGCATCGCGGCAAGATACATGAGCACTGATGCGGCCTGTTCGCGATCCCAGCCGGCGGCCTCGACCTTGTCCAGCAGCGCGTCGAGATGGGGAACGAGCATCTCCCTGCACTCCTGCTCATAGGCGGTGCTCATCGCCGGATGCTGCGGTGCGCCGATGGTCAATGCCTTGGCCATGTCCGATTCCCCCCCTTTGAGCGGGCAATAATATACCGTCAGCCGGCAAACCGAAAATCGGTCCTGCCGGCACCGCGCCTGGTTTCAAGAGGCATCCCGGGTCCCTTGCGGAGCGCCTGCATCGCACTTGTCGAGAAAAAAATGGCCTGATGTGTCGGAGCTGGCGGTCGTCGCGCGTCCTAGGAGCGAACCTGCAAAGCTGGAGACCAAGCATGTCGTCGCAAATCACTCAATCGCCGTGGCAGACCGCGGCCCTTCTCATCGCCCGGCTGATCTTCGCCGGCGTCTTCCTGATGGCCGTGACCTTCAAATTCATGGGCATGGAGGCGACCGCCGGCTACATCGCCGCCGCCGGCTTTCCGTTTCCGCTGTTCCTGGCCTGGTGCGCGGCGATCCTGGAAGTCGCTTTGGTGTTGTGCTTCCTGACCGGCGCCTTCTTCACCCAGGCGGCCCTGGTCGCCGCCGCCTATGTGTTGTTCCTCGCCCTTGCCTTCCACGGACCCAGCCACTGGGCCGGCAACCAGGCCGAGTTCGGCTTCTTCATCGACCATTTTTCCTTCCTGGCCGGACTGCTGTTCGCGGCAGTGCAAGGTCCAGGCAGAGTGCTTTCGCTCAATTTGGGATGGCCGGGCAGGGCGTGAGGCAGGGCCGAGCCACGGGTAAGTGGCCTATTCCTGCGTCAGGCGCTCGCCATATTCGCGCCAAAGCGCCTTCACCTCCAGGCTGCCGAGGCGGAGGGCCGAAGGATCGCTCGAAATGATGGCGACGGCGCTGATATCGTATTGGGGATAGGCGTGGGCGACGAAGCGGATCGCTTCGCCGAGCGAACGCACGCGGATGACCGGATCGGCCTGACCCTGGCCGGTGCTGCGCACTCCGGAAACCGTGGCCGGCGCATGCCGCATCCTGAACACGGATGCCATGGCTGGTCTGTCCATCGTCCTCTCCCACAAGGCCGTGTGACGGGGAATCATTCCATGCGTGTTGGCTAATGATTCCACAGCCGTCGGCCAAAGACCAGCCAGCCGGCGGGAGTTCCACGGGCTTGCCGGCGCCGGTTCGTTGTCCGCTGCCTTGGCGCCCTCATAGCTGGTCGTTGTAGGGTTCCTTGATCTTGCCGACCATGCGGGCCAGCTTCGAAAAGGAGGGCATGTCCGCCTCCGGCTGGCACTGATTGGCGAGCTCCAGCAGCCGGATCGGGAAGTTGACGGCGTCACGGCTGGACGCGGACATGCCTTCGGATCGCTCCTGGTTGGTCTCGCCGGCCTCGGTCTTGCGCAAGGCCACGTCGATTTCCTCACATGTCAGCACCCCCTTTTGAACCAGGAGGCGGTTGACCGACGCGACGGCCATCAGCAGGCCTTCGAGTTGCAGATTGGCGACATTCATGGCGATTGCTCCCGTGGCCAGAGCAATTCCAGGAAAAGTGTGAAACGGTTTTCCCGGAAAAGCGCATCGCGCTCTCCCTTTGGAATTGCGCCAGATCAAGATCGAAACGCGCGAGCAGCGTTTTCGCTCCGGAAGGCGGCGAGGCGCTGCCTTCGAAAGTCTTTGAGGAAATTAGTCCTAGGAATTTTTTCTCAAAACCTGTTGACGAGGTGAGGGCAGCTTTGCCTTCCAGACGCTGGATCCTGTCGTTGGAACCAGTAGTATCGTCCTCAGCTTCTACCAGTCCGACGACATCGTCGGCGATATCCGAGACGCCACGCAAGACATCATCGACCAGGCCCAGGCCGCCGCCAATGTCGCGGCCGAGGCCATGACGACGGTGATCGATCCGCAATTCGCGACACTCGCGGCCGCTCAGGCGTTTTCCCCGGTCATCGCCCCGACATACATCCGCACCGCATTCTACGACAGCCACCAGGTTGCAGGCAGCGGCGCGGTTTATCGCAAGAACGGGACCTCCGTCGGGGATCTGGTGATCACCTTGAGCGATGGCGTGACGCTGGCGGGGTATACGCTGGCGTCAATCCCCGTGACGGCATCCATGCTCGGCGCGCGAGGTGGCGGTGCGAACGCCACCGCCGCTATCGGTGCACTGCTCTCGGGGAGCTATCCGCATGTTCTGATTGACGGCTCCTACCAGACCGACGGCAACCACGTTGTCTCGACAGCGAAGAAGCGCGTCGAATGCCTGGGTGGCTCGGCTCTGATCCTGCGCGCGCCAGTCGGTGCCGTCACCAGCCACTATCCTGTGATCGATATCGCTGCCGACGACGTGCAGGTTGACGGGGATCTGACGATCGATGGTGGATCACATGCCGGGTACCAGGCTTCCATCGGCATTCGCGCCGGCCTCTCCACTGGTGCACGCCGGAAGCGGCCGACAATCCGCGGCGTGAAAGTCCGCAATCTTGGCCTTGCCGGCGTGATGGCGCTTTGTGTTGACAGCCCAACGATCGAGGACATTGACGGCTACAACATCGTCACGCCAACCGGCGGCGAGTTTGGCGACACGGTTTACGTGGCCGGCGTCCGCAAGCCGATCGTGCGCAACGTCCGGTCGGCGAAGTGCAAACGCGACGGCGTCGTGTTGACCTATACGGGAAACCTCAACACCACCGACGTGTTGGTCGACGGGGTTTTCGCGGATGCACATCTCGACAGTCCGTCCGCCGGTGTCTGGGTGGAAATGACCGGCGCGCGAGATCCACGAGGGATCATCACCAACGTGGTGGCGAATGACTGCCTGGTTGGCGTTGCTGCGACCGACGCAAATAGCGAGATCGTCATTTCGAATGTTAAGGCGGCCGGCAACCGGCTCTCTGGCAGTGCGGCCGGTAACGTCTTCGGTGTTCAGATTCAATCCGGCCGGCTCGATAATTGGTACATCGATCGCTACAACACCGCTCTGCAATTGGAGCCCAACGGCGAGTACCAATTCGCCCTCAGCTCGCAAGTTGGATCGTTTGCGACTGGCGAGACTGTCAGCGGCGGCACCTCTGGCTCGACCGGAATCCTGCGGTTCCAACATGTTGAAATCGTCATCGCCGGTTCAACAGTCGATTATGAACTCGGCGAGACGGTGACAGGCGGTTCATCCGGCGCGATGGGCACCTTGGTCGATTTCTTCGCGAACGTGCTGCGGGTATTGCCGGCAAGCGGAACGTTCCAGGCCGCTGAAACAATCACCGGCGGCACCTCGGCGGTTGCCAAAACGGCAAGCAGCGTGACCCGGCGCATCTATGTGCGCGGTTCGGCCGGCATCTTCTCGAGTGGCGAGACAATTACGGGCGGTACGTCCGGCGCCACAGCCGCAATCGGAGCGCCATACCAGACACCGCTTGCGATCGGTCCAGGCACGCTGATGAACTGCTCTACCGACGCCATTGTGATCGCGAATTGCGTCACGCCAGCGAGCCTCAGCCTTACGGGCATCAGGGGCAACACACAGTCGCATGGCATCCGGTTCAACCTTTCCGCGGGCCAACGGCTGCGCAAAGTCAGTCTCAGGGACATCGCCCTGAAGAACTCGACTTCCGTCGGCATTGCCTTTCGGGTGACCACCGGTGGCGTGATCGACGAAATGCTGGTCGATGGTTTCGACATGTCGGAATGGGTTGGTGACGGCACTGGCAGCTCCATCACGGCGGGCATCGTGACCCGGTTCATTGGCGGCGACAATCCCGGCCTGCAGGGGACATCGAGTGTGCCGATCAACCTGAGCGCCAACACAACGCTGTTTGGCTTGCATAATCGCGCCTTCTGCCACAACAACGGCGCCGGTGCGGCGCGGACGCATACGCTGCCCCCGGCCGTGCCTGGCTTGCGGATCGGCTTCGCCGGAGTGCATGGGACCCATGTCATGAACATCGATCCCAACGGGACGGACACGATCAAGGGCGGCGGCGCCGGAAAATATCTCATCCTAGACCCAGGCGAGCGCGTGATCCTGGAGGCTTATGCGACAGGATTGTGGGTTGTCAGTTCGGCTGGTCAGGGGATTTCGAGCCCTAGCAAATTGCGACTCGATAGCCCTGATGTTATCAGGAGTTATGTTCTTTTTGCTGTGGGCAACGGTTATTGCGACGACAGTACTTTTGCTGACCAGATTCCCCACAGTTTCGGCGATCTGGATCGGTTTCGTTGGTCTTTGCGCCTATAGCGTTCCGACATTACTCGGCATCACTCGGCCGGTTTTATCCGGCAAGATGTCGGCATACTACGCCCCGACCTCCGATGCGGCCACGCTGGTGATGGCTGTGGCATGGCTCGGCTTTGCGCTTTCTCTTCTTGCCGCCGACACGAGCGGCTATGCGCAGAAGCAGCCAACGATCCGAGCAATACCGCATCCAGTCTATTTGAACCGGTTTCTGTTGGCGGCGCTCGGACTTATCATTCTTTGCTACAGCTCTTTGGCGTACAAATCTGGCAATTTCTTATGGCTGCTCGATGCTCGCACAGAGATAAGCTCCTACATCGGCGCCGACTGGCTTCTCTGGAAATGGGCAATAGCTCTCGGTTTCCTCGTCGGGTGGTATTTTCAGGTGCCTTGGGCCAGAGCGGTCTTCTCATGCCTGCTCGCGTTGATCGTTGTCGGCGCAGATCGCACTACCCCGGTCATCACCCTAATCTCTCTGGGTATCGCCCTCATGTGGGGCCGGCCAGCTATTAGGACGCTGTTTTCCGGAAAATCGGTGGGCGCAGCCGGAGCAGTGCTAGCCGTCATTTTCTATGCCAAACCTTTCTACGTGTCCTTGAAGTCCGACCAGTCCTTCAGCGACATTCTCGCATCGACAGACGCGATGTCTTTGCAGGCCGGCTGGGAGGCTTTCGGCACACATGAGCTGCTTGAAAAAGTCGTCGCCTTGAATATTTCATATCCGCTTTGGAGTACGGTCCGGGATTGCTTGGCGCAGTTTCTGCTGGTGCCGTCCTATTTCGGGTTTGGAAGCAGCGGCTTCAACGAGCTTTTGCAGCAGCAGGTGTTTTCCCAGGCGACGTACGGGCTAGCCTCTAATTTATGGGCGCACTGCTGGGCGATCGGCGGGCTCTTTGGTGTCCTGATCGCAGGAGGAGTTTATGGTGCCAGCATCCTGTTTCTGAGTAACTCGATAGTTCGTAGCAGGGGTATGGTGTTTTTTCTGTTCCTTCTGGTGGCGGCCACGATTGGGGTGTACGCCCACAGGAACAGCCCTGAGAACATTCTTGCGCTGATCCGACCGATCGTTATCGTGTTTTTCATAATTCAGGTGATGGCCAGTTTAGCCACTCTGCAAGTGCGATCTCGCCGGATGATCACTGTCAGAGATGGCCATTCGCCCACACCACGTCGGCCTTGACCACGACCGCGGTATCATCACGCTTTTATAAACGCGATTGTTCCTCCGGCTCGGCCAAACTCTGTAAATCCGCGCCTGGTTATGTTCCGCTCCAACTCCAGCGCTTCGGCACGGCCGGTCAATTTAGGGTGAAACTCTACAATCAGCTTTTCAAATAGCTCAAAATGGTTCGGCGGAATGCTCGTTTCGGCGCCTTCGATATCCATGATCAAGACATTTGGCCTGAACGGAAGGTCTGAAACGATTGTCGGGATTGAGAGCATAGGTACCGTGAGCCGTTCGGCTTCGTTGTCTCGACGCAACGCGCTGGACGACCAGAAATTCTGGCTGATACCGAAGCTGATATAGCCATCGGACGGACCTACAGCGACAGTCTTGAGAACGGGCAAGCTGATCCCGTTGAGGCGAAAATTCTCCCTCATGGAGGTCTCAAGGTGAGGGTTCGCCTCAACCATGCAATAGTCTTCGATGCCGATGTCGATCATACAGTTCAGCGCCATGAAGCCGATCGCGCTGCCAGCCTCAAGAACCTTGTCATGGCGGTTCAGAAAGCGCGAAGCGAGAGCCGCGTCTTGATCCTCGTAGCCTCTGGCCATCACGTATCGCATGCGGCGGGAGACGCCGTCCAAAGACAAGGTGATGTTCCGGACTGTTACCGTTCTTTTGCCGTTGGTAAGAATTTCAAAGCCAAGATCGCGAGCGCTCCGGATGGCTTCTAAGATCATCTCGGTTCCCTACAAGCTGGAATCAGCAGCCAGAAGTAAACTCGCTCGTCCAGCTGCTGGCAAGGCGCCTGACTGCTCGGTTCTCGCGTAGCCTTCTGCCTTACCTTGATCATCGCATGAACATCGCTCTGCGCATCGACTGAAGCGCTGCGGACGGCACCGTCGTCCCGCATTTCTCCGTCGGCCCCTGCCGACCAATCTTCAAAGGAACCATCGCCATGGACCGCAACTTCGCGCGGGCGCTTGCGCTCGTCCTCAAATCGGAAGGCGGCTGGTCGGACAATCCGGCTGACCCCGGCGGCGCCACCATGAAGGGGTGACGCTCGCCAATTTCCGTCGCTACGTGAAGGCCAACGCGACGAAGGCCGATCTGCGCAGGATCAGCGATCCGCAGGTCGCCGCGATTTATCGCCGTTTCTACTGGGACGCGGTGCTCGGCGCCGAGCTGCCCGATGGCGTCGAC is part of the Mesorhizobium loti genome and encodes:
- a CDS encoding DUF3606 domain-containing protein, translated to MADDKSKTKQDRKLVSSEEPYEVAAFARKYGIPPSEAQTIIKRYGPSRKKLDAHMAARG
- a CDS encoding DoxX family protein, yielding MSSQITQSPWQTAALLIARLIFAGVFLMAVTFKFMGMEATAGYIAAAGFPFPLFLAWCAAILEVALVLCFLTGAFFTQAALVAAAYVLFLALAFHGPSHWAGNQAEFGFFIDHFSFLAGLLFAAVQGPGRVLSLNLGWPGRA
- a CDS encoding FkbM family methyltransferase produces the protein MILEAIRSARDLGFEILTNGKRTVTVRNITLSLDGVSRRMRYVMARGYEDQDAALASRFLNRHDKVLEAGSAIGFMALNCMIDIGIEDYCMVEANPHLETSMRENFRLNGISLPVLKTVAVGPSDGYISFGISQNFWSSSALRRDNEAERLTVPMLSIPTIVSDLPFRPNVLIMDIEGAETSIPPNHFELFEKLIVEFHPKLTGRAEALELERNITRRGFTEFGRAGGTIAFIKA